GTTCTACGTCATTGCCGGGGTGAACGGCGCAGGCAAGAGCAGCATAGCCGGGGCAACCTTTCGCGCGCTCGGGAGCAACTACTTCAATCCTGATGAAGCCGCGCGTCGACTCATGGCAGCCAATCCCGGGCTTAGTCAAAAAGAGGCCAATGGCATAGCCTGGGGGCAGGGTGTGCGATTATTGAAGCGGGCGATTGAGGAGCGTCTCGATTTCGCGTTCGAGACGACACTCGGGGGGCATACGATCACGCAACTGCTCGGCCAGGCCGCCTCACAGGGGATCGAGATTCACATGTGGTATGTGGGGCTGACCAGCGCGGAATTGCATCTTGAACGGGTGCGAGCCAGAGTCAGCCGTGGTGGCCACGATATTCCCGAGCGCGACGTCAGGCGTCGCTTCGAACATAGTCGCCTCAATCTCATTGCACTGCTTCCTCATCTGACGGCCTTGCGGGTCCATGACAATAGCCGGGAGGCGGACCCCGCTGCAGCAGAGGTGCCGTTGCCTCGCTTGGTGCTCCAGATGGAACGAGGAGAGATTATCGGCCCGGCCGACCTCTCGCCCACACCGGACTGGGCCAAGCCGATCGTCGCCGCCGCTCTCAAGTTAAGCCGGAGCTGATTGGGCTTCCCGCCGTTGCCTCTGCTGACGCGGGCTATGATACCTTTTCCTCCCATTCTCCCCCAGAGGTGGCCTGGCCGGTTCCCTACGTGCGCGCGTCCAACGAGGGGAGTCTTCGATCGCGCGTTGCGCGAGCTTGGGGAACCGCCAGGCCAGCCTCTTTCCTCCTCTCACCTCGGCCAATACATCATCACCGTCACGCCAACCAGGCACACCATTGCCCCGATGACATCAAAACGATCCGGCTCTACATGATCGACGAGCCAACCCCAAAGGATCGACAGAATAATGAACCAACCGCCGTAGGCGGCATAGACCCGGCCGAAGTGCGACGGCTGATAGGTCGGCACGATGCCGTAGAGTATCAGGACAACGGCGCCCAGGAGGCCGATGCTCCAGTGGCTGCCGTTGCGCCACCATTGCCAAATCAAATACCCGCCACCGATTTCGAACAGACCCGCCAGCCTCCTCTGACTGTAGGAATTACGGACATCCGGAAAAAATGAAATCTTCGAGTCATTCTCGCTACTCGATGCTAGTTTAGTCGAAACCGTACAGCCTTCTGTGTGCATAAGGAGTCTTTATGGCATGGTCCAACTGCTTCTGGTTGTTCGCACTCAGAACGCCTTTCCTCTTCATCGTCGGTGCGCTCCTGACGGGTTGTGTCGCAACAACCGGCACGAAGGCCACTATGAGCGGGACTGACCTGGCACAGATCAAAAAGGCGGGAGTGTTCGTGGAGTCTCCGCACCAGATCTCCGTGCGGGTGGCACGTGACAATATGACGAATACCGGAGCCGTCCTCTTTGGGCTGGTCGGGGCCGCTGTCGAGGCAGGGTATAAATCATCCAAAGATTCCGGCCATGCGGACACTCTGCTGAGTGCCGTCGGCAATTTTGATCCTGCGCATGAAAGCGCGGTTGCGTTACGAGACCGCTTTGCTGCGGTGCATGTCTTTCAGTCGGTGGAGATCGTGGCCTCGGATAACCGTCGAGCCGCAGAATCGGCAGGATTCGATGCGCTGTTCCAGCAAACGATTGAAGAGTGGGGATTGCGGCTCTGTGGAGGTGAAGACCGTGTCAGGGTTGAACTGGATGTCCACATGCGTCTCGTGACGCTACCTGAGGGTGCGGTGAAATGGGAGCGGGACGAATTGATGATAGATGGAGTCTGTCGCCCCATTAGTGAGTTCCAGACTGATCCAGAGGTTCTGCGGAGCAGTTTGAAATCGGCAATCGAAACTCTCGCAGGTCGAACGGTGAACGAGATCGCATTTCCATAGCAGAGGAAGGGGATCTATGAAAATTGTAAGCGTGAGTCTGGCGGCGATTCTTCTTTTCTTCGGAAGCATCCTTGGTGGGTGCGCGAGCATGGACGCTCATGTGACGCCGGTCTACACGGTCGAGCCTGGGAAGAAAAGCCCGCTGAGTACTATCCCGTCTTTGGCTGTGTCGATTCAGGTCGAAGACCAACGCAATCAGTTCGAACTCGACCGAGTTGGCAATAAGAAGAATGGATATGGACAGAATATGGCAAAGGTGATTCCAGACAAGCCGCCGGCAGATATCCTTCGTGATGCGTTGAAGGCCGAATTTGAGGCCAACAACCATAAGGTCGTCGCACCTGAGGTTTCTCAAGCTGACGCATTGGTGAAAGTCGGTCTCAAGCGGTTCTGGAGCGAAGCGACCATCCATTTCTTCGACATCGAAATGGTCGCCACTCTGGAAACGGACATCGGGATTCTCAACGGGACCGGCCAAGACAAGCTTTTGTCAAAGCCACTGACTAGCACGTTTCGAGATAGCCGGCAGTACGCAGGGGAAGGAGCCTTCGAGGATTCGTTGAAGGGGGCGCTACTAGAATATGTGAGAACTTTCTCTCGCGACCCGGCCGTGTTAGACGCGCTGAAGGCATCCTCAACGCGGAAATAGATAAGTCTGCGGCTGAGCGGAGCCTACGATTCTCCGATAGCGTTCCGATTTTTCCAACCATTCCCCAGGGGTGGCCTGGCTGGTTCCTCCGTGCGCGCGTCCAACGAGGGCCCTCCAGGCCGCGCGTTGCGGGAGCATGGGGAACTGCCAGGCCAGCCTCTTTCCTCCTCTCACCTCGGCCAATACATCATCACTGCCACGCCCATCAGGCACACCATCGCCCCGAGGACATCGAATCGATCCGGCTCCACGTGATCGACCAGCCAACCCCAGAGGATCGACAGAACAATGAACCAGCCGCCGTACGCGGCATAGACCCGGCCGAAGTGCGACGGCTGGTAGGTCGGCACGATGCCGTAGAGGATCAAAATGACGGCGCCCAGCAGACCGACGCTCCAGTGACTGCCGTTCCGCCACCATTGCCAGATTAAATACCCGCCGCCGATTTCGAACAGACCCGCCAGCACGAACAAGGCTGTGGATTGTGTCATGAGCATAGAATTATCCCGTACGATGCAATGATAGACCTACCATGTGGCAAATCGGAGGGCAAATGTCAGCCATTCGAAACAAAAATGGAGGGACTCTATGGATTCTTGGCAAGTGTAGGTTCGAAGGCTATAATTCGGATTATGGAATCGACCAAATACATCTACTGGCAGGAGAAGGGGCAATGGTTGGGATACCTCCAGGATTATCCCGACTATTGGACGCAAGGTAGCTCCCTCGAAGATCTGGAAGCACACCTGCGTGACTTGCACCGGGATCTTACGAGCGGCGAGATTCCAGGAGTGCGCAAGCTTGCCGAGTTGACGCTCCGGTGAAGCGCAAGGACCTCATTCGACAGCTCGAATTAGCTGGTTGCGTGCTTGTTCGTCACGGTGGAAAGCACGATTGGTATCACAACCCCACGACCAACGTTTCCCAACCTATCCCCCGTCACACTGAAATTAACGAGCATCTTGCGAAGCATATTCTGAAGCTGCTCGCTAATACCTGATTCGCTCCAATCTTTGTCTCACTTGCCTCACTATCCCAGCCACACGGCTTTCCTTGCTGTCGCAAACCCACTTCAGTACCCAATGAGGTGGACTCGCTGGCGGGCGGCCAACAAGGCCCTCGGCTGAACACCGACAGCCAGGCCACCGGTCGTTTGATCCAGTTTCTCTCTCTGCCTCCCCAGCCGGGGCACTCCTGTGGCTTCCACTGTGCCCGTCGAACGAGGTCCTTCTGAGGGCGCGCGTTCCGGGAGCAAGGGAGTGACAGGAGTGTCCCGCTCCCACCTCTTGACCCCATTTCTCCCAGGCCCGTACAATGACGCGATTCCTGGGCTTCATTCACGATCTCAACAGGATCTTCGGCCTCGTCTTCGAGGTTGAGTCATAGATACATGCGGGTTGAGTACACAAAGGGCGAGCGGGCGTCGCGCGAGCTGATTATGCTCCAGCGCAAGTCGTCCGAGGCTGCCGCCGGCCGGAAGATGAAAGTCATGCTCATCTTTCCGCCCGACTGGTTTCCGTCCGAACCCTATCTGAGTCTTCCGTCCCTCACCGCCGTCCTCCGCCAAGCCGGGCATCAGGTCGTTCAAAAAGACATCAATCTCGAGATGTGGGATTGGTACTTCAGCGAAGACTTTCTCAAGAAGGTCTTGCGCAAAGTGCCGCAACAACTCGATCGCCTGAGGAAGTTGGCGAAGAAGCGAGAGCTGGAAGATTGGGAGCAGGACCTCCAGCTTCAACTGTGCGAGGTGAGCCGCCAGCGGATCGACGAACTGATCAAGAAGGCGGAGAAAGCCAAGTCGATCATTCGTGGAGAAATATTCTACGAAATCGATCAGTTAGAGTGGGCTATTCAAGTCTTTCGTGAAGTCACGGCCGTGATCTCCCTGGTGTATGCGCCGGCGCGGATCTGCATGCCGCCCATGGAGACCAACCTCTCCTATAAGGTGTTCGTCTCCAGCGAAGTCATTGAGGCGGTGAACGACACGCAGGTGAATATCTACCGCGATGTGTTCGAGCAACTGGCGAAGCCGGCCATCGAGGCGGAGCAGCCGGACGTGATCGGCATCTCCATCGTGTTGCAGCAGCAGATGTTTTCCTCGATGACGTTTTGCGCGCTCATCAAGCAGCACTTTCCCCACATCCATGTGACGATCGGCGGCAACACGGTCACGCGGCTGCGCGACGTGCTCCCGCAATCACCGTTGTTTCAGTATTTCGACAGCGCTGTGGTCTATGAAGGGGAGACGGCGTTCGTGCAGCTCGTGTCGGCGGTCGGCGCGAAGCAGAGTTTGGCCGATGTGCCCAACACCATCTACAAGGACGCGACCGGGGTGCATG
Above is a genomic segment from Nitrospira defluvii containing:
- a CDS encoding YnfA family protein, encoding MLMTQSTALFVLAGLFEIGGGYLIWQWWRNGSHWSVGLLGAVILILYGIVPTYQPSHFGRVYAAYGGWFIVLSILWGWLVDHVEPDRFDVLGAMVCLMGVAVMMYWPR
- a CDS encoding YnfA family protein, whose product is MHTEGCTVSTKLASSSENDSKISFFPDVRNSYSQRRLAGLFEIGGGYLIWQWWRNGSHWSIGLLGAVVLILYGIVPTYQPSHFGRVYAAYGGWFIILSILWGWLVDHVEPDRFDVIGAMVCLVGVTVMMYWPR
- a CDS encoding B12-binding domain-containing radical SAM protein translates to MRVEYTKGERASRELIMLQRKSSEAAAGRKMKVMLIFPPDWFPSEPYLSLPSLTAVLRQAGHQVVQKDINLEMWDWYFSEDFLKKVLRKVPQQLDRLRKLAKKRELEDWEQDLQLQLCEVSRQRIDELIKKAEKAKSIIRGEIFYEIDQLEWAIQVFREVTAVISLVYAPARICMPPMETNLSYKVFVSSEVIEAVNDTQVNIYRDVFEQLAKPAIEAEQPDVIGISIVLQQQMFSSMTFCALIKQHFPHIHVTIGGNTVTRLRDVLPQSPLFQYFDSAVVYEGETAFVQLVSAVGAKQSLADVPNTIYKDATGVHVSTTSFAEDMHSLPPPDFDGLPLEKYFVPTKILPYLATRGCYWGRCEFCDHGEGYTAGYRSKKIQDVLAEITYLRDKYGARHFHFTDESYPPALFRKLARGLIETNMGIVWTTHMRFEKSLLEDQVWQDAKESGCKYLHFGYESGNERVLKLMDKATTTAIMTEHLKRTAEAGIWNHCMGFFGFPGETREEAWSSVQFLEQNKDYVHSLGFGTFDLGRHNPVAKNPEKFGVTAYKNPEWDLALDYYFTVKQGLSIEEAERVFEEFERNHNPGWDLRLFIREYIFLYIARFGLQKLPDLQYRSAKIAGASPTLAGKM
- a CDS encoding zeta toxin family protein, whose translation is MSGIRTPRFYVIAGVNGAGKSSIAGATFRALGSNYFNPDEAARRLMAANPGLSQKEANGIAWGQGVRLLKRAIEERLDFAFETTLGGHTITQLLGQAASQGIEIHMWYVGLTSAELHLERVRARVSRGGHDIPERDVRRRFEHSRLNLIALLPHLTALRVHDNSREADPAAAEVPLPRLVLQMERGEIIGPADLSPTPDWAKPIVAAALKLSRS
- a CDS encoding type II toxin-antitoxin system HicA family toxin; its protein translation is MKRKDLIRQLELAGCVLVRHGGKHDWYHNPTTNVSQPIPRHTEINEHLAKHILKLLANT